ATTGCTCAAACTCTTTTACCTagcaaaataatttactatCACAATTGCTTCAGGTTCTTGAGATGGAATCTGCAGTTTTGAATTACTTAAAGTTCGAAATGACAGCTCCCACCGCCAAATGTTTCTTACGGTAGAGTTTATAATCAAGTATCTCTTGTTGCAGTCATGATTATATTGGCACTGCTTTCTGAAATCTGACTTGTGATCATCGAAATAAAATGCAGGAGATTTGTTCGTGCTGCTCAAGGGATAAATGAGGTATTTGTCACCTTCCTCATATAATTTGTTGCATGAGACTTACATCAATAATTTTGcccaaatattttttcactaataCCTCAATTGTGTTTCTGCTGGTTCAGGCTCCATCAATGCAGTTGGAATGCTTAGCAAACTACATCGCAGAATTGTCTCTTCTAGAGTACAGCATGCTCTGTTATGCACCATCACTCATAGCCGCTTCTGCAATTTTCTTGGCAAAATACATACTAATCCCATCAAAGAGGCCTTGGGTATTTACATAAACACTAGCCGCcaccatttttttcttcatataagaaagaaaattgatcATTGTTTTTGGTGCAGAGTTCTACATTGCAGCATTACACACTTTACCAACCTTCGGACTTGATGGACTGTGTTAAAGATCTTCATCGCCTATTCTGTAATAGCAATAGTTCAAGTCTACCAGCAATCAGGGAAAAGTACAGTCAGCATAAGGTAAATAAAAGCTTCTTCAAAACCATATAATTATGTAGACATAAGTCGGCGTCAattcaattcatataaataaaagcaACTGGTGCTGTGTATATTTCAGTACAAATATGTGGCAAAGAAGTTGTGTCCTCCATCAATTCCTCCAGAGTTCTTCCACAGCCACTGAGTATTGCGGATTGTTCCAATATCCCGTTGGATAGACTTCTCTTCTGGTGAGTTTCCTGTAATGGATTCCAAGATTTCAAGCTTGTGTCATTCCTTTTTCCATGTTGATGTAGCAAGCCAAAACCTTTGAGGTTATAGTATGATatattcttcttcctttttgttTACAATTAACTCTCACTGGTTTTTATCTTGTCATCTTTAGAATTAACGGGTGATTTCCACCAAAAGGCATGGATTGCTTTGACTTCCCCAACGGCGCCTTTTAATTATATAGAGCCTTGTTACTGTCTGTCACAAATCAAATTCCCTAATTAGAATCACATTCGGTCGGATTAAAACCAAACTTTCTAAGTTAGAACCGCTAGCCTGTTAAAAGGAACAAGAAACCTAAATCCTCATTTTGTCAacttgttttcatttatttttgtaacatCTCTAATCTGATAGTCTGGTtcactgttaagatattatcaATTTTGGATATACAGTTtatcatggttttgtttttagaCTTTGTAACTCAAAGATATCTTTAAACAAATCTCATATCGACAAAGCATGAAGAAATATGGACTTATATGTGCATCCAATATGTTTGGGTTGTTTAGATgatgactggttaaatagtttgtaagatgtataaattgtcaaaatgtgggcaaaaaataaaaccatgatGAACTAAGtgaacaatatcttgacagtaagttgaattattaaattagggATATTATACTCTTTTTCTGGATTCCAACTCTAACAatcttttcaattattattcaTTGACAAAGATTACTTCATCTTACCAAAGATTATTTGATCCCCTGGTTTCCTCCATATGAAATAGTGGATAATTCTATTATCCATTGTATAATGATTAGATAACTacgaaaataaattaataacaaaaccaaaaaagattttaatgtggtttcttttattatttagaaatttatgtTTACAGTTATGTTATTTATCaatgagaaaatattttggTAGAGTTTGTGTAATAATTACAAGatagtattatatatttatgatttctGGTGAGTTTTTAAAGTCTCAATTTATCCCTATCTTCATTTAGGTCTTTTAAATTATAGGatgaaaaggtaaaattatatgtaaatattgtaTCTAAATATGCCAAATTAAAACATGATTCTAGAGATTTATTCCTATTTTAATtggacaaaaacaaaataatcataggccaaatgactattttccacccaagttttgctaaaataataaatatatacccGCGACAgataaaaacccaaatactcatccaagttttagtttgTTAGGATAcacttataaattttattttagggttaaatggtaaaatgattattttaccaataagattaaaataattataattatattttattttctttcttaatttgaaaaactaatattttcctttggaataagtttttgaaaatttcacttttcccCACTAAAATACCAAACTTGAAATCAAACCACTTTTTTTAGTGAACGATGAAGCACGACAAAGGAACAAAACAGAGTCCAATTTTGGATAACGCTTTGTCGTTCAAAGTCTAGACGACAAGCTCTATCGTTTAGAGAATGGATGATGTTTTGTCGTTCAAGAACGCGTCGTGTCGGTCGTTAGAGggataaatgaagaaaaaacttgggGATTTGTGGGGGAGGGgggaaagtcacttttcaaaatttaggtatgaggtgaaatgttaatttttaaaactttagggggggaaatgagataaaattatatattttttaatattattgtttatatttagtGGCAATTTAGGGatggatgaatatttaagtttttcagctattacaaatgtatttttgagattaaactaaaatttatgagaaatagtcctttgaccataattatattaattgcaTGATCTTGATTTGATAGAAAGTGATAGTTTCTTCAGACTCCCTTgtcaatcaattaataaaaccttttgaaaactactaaattttgaggcttaaaaaaataatataatgtcaaaaaattgaaaggaaaaatgtgataacACAACTTCTTTAtgtgaagagagaaaaaaggtcactcaaatttaatataataaaaaatgtttaaaaacagttataattcataaaaaaaacaattaaacttcAATTATTCTGATTAAAGATTCACACATCTTttgtttactttaaaaaaacaagtttaaatgtcatacttaaaaattttaatgtctaAATATCAATTATCGTAAAGATGAAAGCAAGTTCTtcaatttaacataatttatcaCTTTCATATATTCTAAAAGCgttaaatggtattttcattgtgaattatatgaaaatttagtgTATCCAAAATCTTACttctaattttaatactttGCCAAAATCCCATGTCtcttttacttgaaaatatatatccaaaattttaattcttattttgattatatctTGGATAatttgaagagattaaaaataataatcaacaaGACACAACTGTAAGCAATTTACacaaattagattatttaaatatacatacatgtataacattcaattgaaaaaataaggACTAAATGACTTACTATTTAAGAATTTgctatacaaattttataatgaaagCAATATTTGTGAAACAAACAATAAAGCAACTAGAGTATGGCACTTTTCACTCTAAAAATAGGTTTTGAGAATCAATATTAGAAATTTGGAGGGGAGAAGTGAATTAAGTATTACATGGAGTAAAGTTTTTGGGGAACActataatttaagaaaaattgagGGTGGGcctttttttaactattttcattttttatcaaatttgaggGTAAATATGACCTACCCTCATTGTTTATCGGTTCGTCTCCACATGCGaagttttttcattatctaTGGGTGATGATCATGAAATTTTTGTCTAGATAAGATAACTACTCATTATCTTTTTAGTTTGTCATTTGGTGGTCTCATAGAGGTACGATTTAAAGAACTCTGAGTTGTGTTCCGAGTTTTACACTCATTGTTTATCAAGTTCATCTTTACATGTGAAGTTCTTTTCGTTATTTATGGGTGGTGAGCATGAAACTTTTGTCTAGATAATCTAGTTACTAATTATCCTTTTAGTTTGTCATTGGACGGTCTCATAAAAGCACGACTTAAAGGACTTTGAGTTGTGTCTCGAGTTTTACCATGTCACAAGTTAGTATAGTTTACCGTTTGGTGGCTATAGCCCGACACGACCAACCATGTTGGATATAGCTTTGCACGACCATGACATGTCTACCCATAAGTGCCTTAGCTGTGGAGTTATTTTTATCACTGTTTCATCCCAggcaaattaaaataattaataatcatCTACATAAACCAATtctagtttatatttatttcttgcTTTGCCTATCAGAGGACAATTATTTCTTcctattttacttataatactAAGTGAATTCAACCGGTTAAAGCTTTAACCTTGAGTCCGGTTCTAGCTTTAACCTTCACTTCAATTTCTGAATGCTCAGAAAGATTAAAAGCCGAGAGAGTTAAATGATCTTTCATTTCCACCGGCAAACCACAGTAGAGGGCTGTATTTTCAAGTGGAATGCCCCAGTGCCTTGCAATCTGAGCCCTCAAATCAGCAACTACAGTTGCTCCATCCACCATGATCCGAGTCTGTTGGGCGTTGAACTTCACCAAAATGTTAAACTTTGTTTGTGCAATTGGTGTGATATGAAGAACAAGAATGGGAGATTGTCCAAACTCAAAATCTCCAAGAACCAGATGGTTCATCAACTCTTCACCCTTAAACGACAGAGTTTGCCTCTCAACATCCACATTCATAAGCATTTGAATCTGGCTCTTCAGATCTAAAATTGTTGCAGAAACTTGCATGGCTATATCAGTGGTGAACTCTGCACCCATGATCTTAAGCAGCACAGTTTTGTTCATgttaaaatctgaaaatggtaTTCATTTACTTAACATCTTTCTAAATTCTAACTACTGCTTATAAAGTTAGAGTTGTGCTTCAACACATGCCCACAATGAAACAATTCAATTGTAAACAAATACATGCCATCTTCATTCTATATGCATTCTGTAATTATTCTGTTTCATGTGAACTAACCATTAACTAGCACATAAAATTTGGCATAATATCATGAAAATCTTCATgggtattgatatttttttatttattataatcttGGGCATTTACAAGGCAAAGCTATATATGAAACATTATATACttacattatcaataatataccATCTACCATCTTCTGCTTGTTTCAAAAGTAACAACTTAATACACAGAAaacatctaaataaaaaaaaaactattgcaaatataaaatacaatattatataaattacatatGATATGTGCTCACCCAGCACACCGGGGTTTACTGGCCTTCAAAAATGCCAACTTTACTCCTTGGTTGGGCGTTTTATTCAGCCAGTGGCATTCCTCAAACGCACATTCTTCCTTCTTGCCCCACTCCACGTCAACTGGCGTTATATATTGAGGCCCCCACGCTGGGGTCCCATCCTCAAATGAATTGTGCGTTAATCTCTTCAAATCAGAGCCGTCCAATTTTATCGTGAATATCTCTCCATAAGGCTGATAATGATGTGGGTTTGAGATTGGCTCGGCGGAAATACCTGCGTAATCTGAAGTAAACACTAGACTTTTCCCATCCGGACTAAACGTAGGATGGTTAGTCCGCCCGCCCAACCCGCTTTGAACCAATTTCCTTAAACCGGTCCCATTAGGGTGGATCAAATACAATTCGAAACTCCCCGAACCTGGGTTCTCCCGATCCGATGCAAACGCGATCCAATCACCAGCCGGTGACCAACTACACATCGTGTCCGTCCATGGACCTTCCGTTAATCTGTGTAGCCCACCCTTCTCTCCCTCAATTGCATCCATTATATACAAATTCTTGTAACCCGTTCGACCCGATCTGAACACCATCAATTTACCGTCGGGTGAAACCGATGGAAATGCGTTGTTTTGGCCGTCAGTGGTCAACTTTTTGGCACCAACTTGATCAACATCGTCCACGTGGATGGAAACGATATCGACTTCTGTACTCTCACTAGCAAAAACGGGTCCTGTGCTGGTGTACACAAGCCCTTCATGAACCGGGTTCCACGCGGTTGAAAAAGCGGTTTCTGGGTAAATCTGCCTCCGGTTTGAACCATCTGGGTTCACTACATATACTCCTGGGAAATCAACGTACGCGATTCGGTCACCTTTCGGTGAGAAAGACGGAAacgaaccgtcaattctaaagAGCGAAATATCGGGCGATGGACTCTTGAGATTCTCGAGTAACAAGTGGGTGCTCTTGTCTTTTATATTTCTGTCACCCCTACACTTATGGTACCCGATTCGAGTTGAGTCAGGTGAGATAAACGGGTTAAGGTGGTGAGTGTTGGGTGAAATTAAACGAGTCAACTCGATAAATTCTTTTTTGAGAAGGTCAAATAACTCAACGTGGCGATAGCCCGAGTTGGGTCTTCTTGTAGCCACCGCTATGAACTTTTTGTTACCTGGTGAAGTAGCTGGAGTGAAAGCGTGGAGACCTGGTGGTGTGACCCGCCGAATTGTCACTGAACCGGTTGAAATCAACCCCGTTTTGGGTAGAATCGCTTTGTAAACACTGATCCAGTTATCTTTCTCGCTTCTTCTGTGGAAAAACAGAGTATAATCATCGACCCAACACGGCCACCCACCGTTTTCAACAACCTTGACTCGCTGAGCCCCATCCCGAGTCAAAAAAACATAGATATCGGTAGTTAGCATCTCAACTTCACCATCCCACCCTTTCTCTCCATACGAAGCCACAGCCGTATAAACCCCAGATGGAGATACTGCCGGACTAAAATCGGCAACTCCATACGGCGTCAGTCTCCTAGTCAACCCGGTTCTCAACTCGGTCGAGTACACCGCAGCCCAACTCGTCCTGGGTTTACCAGGGTCCTCATGGGTCGACACGTAGATTAAATTTTCACCACTCAAAGCCGGTTTATCTTTCACCGAAATTGCACTTTTTCCCTGCTTAATTTCCAACAAAGGTACTTGCACACGAGCGGTGATTTCAACTTGAAGCTCAAGGGCAGTTCTTGAACGGGTGTCCCTCGGATCACTATAATAAACAGCATCGTAGTAGATGTTTGATGATCCGTTTCTTTCCGTGACGTAGATGAGCTGAAGAGGAGATGAATCATGCCCGCCCGGAGGTTGGATTAAGGTTTGATCGCGTAGAAGAAAAGAGAGGAGAGAGGGAGAAGTTGAAGGGAAGTGGCCGTTGAAATTCAGATACGTACCGTCGGTGATTTGAACCTCATCGGCGATTGATGGCGGATCCGAAGCCGGGAGTGTAAAGATGTCAAAGGCGTAATCTAATTTGCCAAGGGTAGTAAAGATAATACTGCTGCCGCGGGTGGAAGTTTCATGGTCCGCCGTAGCGCGGAAGAAGGATAAGAGGAGAAAACAGAGAAGACAAGTGAGAATTGTTACGGGTTTCATGGTTGATTCGGGTTTGGGTTGAGATGGAGTAAAGAGAGGAGACTGGAGAGTTGATATTTAGATGGGGAGAGTGTGTTGTAAGAGATGacgtggtgggagaatttgtgGGTCCCAGGACAGGACACGTGGCGAATATATAAAGGATGAGATTGATAATAATTTCGGATGGGTGGTGGATGGGAATATGAGAGTCAATTTCTATCCATGAAATGGGAGTcaggattattattattattattttttgtctcttttaactttttttattgtatatttatgaGGTAGAATACAAATACATCACCAAATTTggctttttattataattacaattaaaaaaacaattttatccaCATGTGTGGAAGAGCTGGAATGCAGAATTTCAGGGCACGGTTGGTTTAAATTGAATggattatataaaatattatttgaaataaattattattattattatatataatagaatttaataaaaattaataagtatgaataattattatatttaattaaagataataaaataatattaatatattatattatttaaatatttttaaatataattattttaaaatattttttatattatttgatatataaattaaaaataagattatttttatcttaaaatatgattatttgatacataaattaataagtataaatccCTGGACACAACCCATAAAATTGCGGGTTGTGCTCCTGCAAGCCTCCCCAAAATCACTCGAGTTGGGCCGTGTCACGAGTTCACTTAAAAAGgaatatttttcagatttaataaggtaaataatatttttttatttaaaataaatcaaactcttttctaataaaaaaattgagtgttcaaaattttatcattcattaatttttaaaacattaaaaaattaatttttataatcaaacacaaatattttaattatgacattttaaattttaaaaatgtttaaaaacttataaattgaTTCTTGAAATTATTTGTAGACCAGAgtggtaatttttttaatttacaaaaatcataaaaagtttCGTTAACaccttaatattttcaaaagtatAATTTGTTCTAAGAGTACGAACATACATTATTCTCATTTCTTTCCCAACTTCTAATAGTATAATTACTAACCTGAAAGAGTCCAAGGGTCCCAATACAGTGCTTTAGATTTAAACGACAATTCCCTGTAAATCTAAGAAGCCATAAAGGGGTGTTCAAAGGAAAAGGGTTGTTGCTTACGTGGTTGTTACCTTGTGCtgccatttttttcctttttatctaAATGGGCATTGGATGTTTGACAGTTTGTGATGAAGATAACATCCTCTTATCCTTGGAGGAACCTGCGTGGCTTAAAGAGACTTCACCTCCTACAACTCTTCCTTGAGGACAAGGAAGCTTGAAGAAGGGATATTGATACGGTTTGGAAATATTTTGAAGCAAATAAACTGGTAAATAGGATTGATGGATTGGAGTTATCAAAATGCAGCAGGTTTAAGTGAAACGTTGTCCCTTACGTGTTAAAATTGTAAATAGGATTAGGAGAGAGCGATAGTTTATTACTAAATGTAAAGGCTGTATATAAGTCATGCTTATCGTGCAAATTTGTAAAGGGAAAAGAATACATTCAATTTACATCTCCATTTCTCTCCCTGTGTTCCTTGATTATGGATTTTCTCTCTCTGGTTTGCTCTCTATCATATTCTTGTTGGCATCCTTTTATGGTCTACCTTTGATTAGATTCGCTTTACAGTCAAACCATGTGATAGTTTACTATAAAACTGTATGTAACGTGCACAAATGACATATCACAACATGTCATTTATACCTTCCACTTCTATGTTCCGTACTCTTCGTATGGGTGATCAAATCTTGGTCGAAAGGGTCAActttcttcactttcttttaatttgtttacttgtgattttctatttctttgAGTGAATTCTAACTGTAAATGTTTGGTGTGAAATTAGACGAACCATAGCTTTATTAGTGGAgttcatatttgttttgtaaTTCTGTATCCGATTTGGAGTTCTAAATGAGTGATCAAAGCCGCTTAATGTGTTGCTTAAGCTTTGTGAATCCGTGATATTGTTCATTAACCAATTCTCTTCATTTGGAATTTATACTCGCAACTTCTGACTGAATTCACTTTCTGGGCtagtagttttaaaatttatttgtcacACACTCAAATGTTTGAAGCCAGAAACAATCACGGAGCAGGAATTTAGTCGTTGTTATGTTAGTCTGTGTTAGTTAGTTGTCTCTGTTAATCGCTGTCATGCTAGTTGTTGTTTTGTTCTTTGTGACTCGTTTATGTTGGTTGCTTTTAGTTATTTCATGATATGGAGTAGCCAATTTTAGAAGAGAGAGGCAACAAACGATGGAAAGGAGAGAGTGAGTGGAAATGTAAAACTTGTGAGGGTGTTGTGCTAGCACTATGTCCATTTAAGTTGATGGAATTGTTGCAATGCTTATGTTATTGCATTGTCTAATGAATATACCCCTTTGTTATCTTGAACCTTCTTTCTCTTTCAACTCCCTCTGTACTTATCCTCTGTGAATTCTACTAAGTTTCTCAGCTTTgttcaatttatgattttagtaCATAACCATTGGTAATAGAGTTAGTGATTCTTGGCCATGGTAGAAGGGACTCGAAACTAGGCACTCAGGCTAGAATTTTCACAATGGGTGTAGGATGCGGAGCAGTGACAACAATTGCTAATGCAAGATGTGGAACAACGGCAACAATCATGGTTGCAGGAATTTATTGCACAGCTTAAGAATTTAATTGGAGGTCTGAGTCTCCAACAAGTTGAAGTTCTTAGCTAAAAGCAAATGGAGAATTACATTGGCGAGGAATTCTCATCAAGGGAGACAAAGTGAAGACCTTTCTGGGGGTGCTCCACTAAACTTGAGTTTCCTTGCTTTAATAGGGAGGACTTGGATACTTTGTTGTTGAGAGCTGAATACTTCTTTCATTTCAATGAAACAGCTTCAGAGAACCAAGTAAAGGTAAAGGAACTACATTTCGATGGAAAAGCCATCCAGTGGCGACATGGACTGATTAAAACCAATGGAGATGTGGCCATATACTGGGGGCAACTGCTGACTTCTCATTTCAACATCCATGCTTATGATGACCCATTGTTAGATTGGCAAAATCTGAGGCAGGTCGATTTTCTACAAGATAATTTAGATGTCTTATATCATCCTGAGGGCTAATATTAGGGAGGACCAAACCCTTAGTTTCTTCCTATTAGGCATAGTTGATTTATTGCAGATGCCTGTTAGAATGTTTAGGCCTAAAAGGCTATCTAAAGCTTACTCTTTGGCTAAGTTACAAGAGGTTACAGTTGTTGCTCTTAAGGACCAACTTAAGCCTTTAACTAAAATTCCTAGTGTTCAGCCCTTACAAGCTCCCAAACAACCACCATCTAGCAGTTGCGTCAGGTTCCTAAAATGCAATCCATCCTCTCAAATTGGACTCTTACCAACCCCAAATATGCCTAAACTTCCTTATAGCCCCTTCTCAAAAACTACCAATACTGTGACTAGTAAAGAATTTGATGAGAAGAGCGCTAAGTGGTCTATGTTTTTGGTGTAATGAAAATTATGCTTCTGGCCACAAGTGTAGGAAGAAGCAGGTTTTCATGTTGTAACTGCAAGTGGAtacaagagaagaagaagaagtggTGGAAGAATTAGAGGAAGAAATTGATAAACCTAACTTGGTGCAACTGTCATTGCATGCTTTGCAAGGCTCCATAGGCCTTAAAACTACGAGATTTTAGGGAATGATAGGAAAAAGAGGTCGTTAATTCTTGTACATTTGAGGACTCTATTTTTTTGTGTGAGCAAGTTGCCTACAAGTGTTGCTCTCTTTGGTGGAGATAGAAGGAATTAATGTAACAGTGGCAAATGGACAGGAATCGCATTGCAAATTTTTGTGTGAGAAGTTCGAATGGAAGGCCCAAGGGCAAACTTTTTACATTGACATCTACACCTGGGCATTAGAAAGTTATGACCTTGTATTAAAGACTCAATAGTTATCCACCCTAGGAGATATTTTGTGGAACTTCAGTTGACTTAAGATGGTGTTCACACTTCATGGGCGGGAACATACCTTAcaagttaattaaaataagaaaggGGTATCAATCATTGACAATATCTACTATACAAGCTGCTAACTAAGGACTTTATTGGCTTCTGTGCAGCTACTACTGCAAGACAGTGGGAAACGATCGACAAAGTTGTAAATGCTACAAGTTTTTGAGGAAATTGCGAATAAAGAGAGGGAGCGATTAAAATCTTTGTTTGAACAGTTTAGTAATGTTTTCCAAAACATTGTGAGGCTTCCTCCTCAGAGGGCACAAAACCATCAGAGGGTCACACCGTTTGACTATAAGACCTTACAAATATAGTAACTTGCAAAAGGATATCATAAATAGGATGATTAAAGAGATGCTAGAGTCTGGGGACTAGCAATAGCCCCTATTTGAGCCTTGTGGtatcagttaaaaaaaataatggatcCTAGAAGATGTGTATTAATTATAGGGTTCTCAatcaaaagattataaaaactaaataccTCATTCTTTGCATAGGGGAGTTATCGGATAAGCTAGGAGGATCAATTgtattctctaaaattgatttgaggTTTGGTTATTGGCAGATTAGGATAAATCAGGCCTCCATGGAGAAAACTTTTTTCAAGACACAGGAGGGCCATTTTGCGTTCATGGTTATCCCCTGTTTCTTAATATCGTTTTATTGAAATGTCTATAATCCAGAAAAAGTGAAAGCTAGCCAACCAAACtctttagttgaaatttttgcTGTCCTATTTCAATAGAACTTTATGTTGTTGTTCTCCtaattttccttcaattttgtGGCAATAATCGTTTAGACAAGCTAAATTGTAGGTCCAGCTATGAAAGAGTGAGTTGGGGGAGGGATCCTAATTTGTCAAAACTCAAGATATGTCAACAGAGGGGTCTGCACTCTGTTGTTTGATTATAGTTAGAGACAGGAGTTACATCAATCAAACAGTAGTTGGAGTTCTTATGTGGGACCAAATTGTTGCTACTTGAGCAAAGAAGATGTGCAGCCCCCTTCAAGCTTTGAAGACATGTCAGATTCTTCTATTATTTAGTCACTGGTTAAGAGTGGTGGTCTTTTCACTCGATGAAATATTGAAATAAGTTACAATCTCCACAGTTTTCATTATAGTCTGTGGGATTTTCTGgtaaaaattttgacaatttatcaTCTAATCTCTAAGGAACAAAGGCCTATAAAGAGAGTGCATTATATGTTCTTGTGCTGTTCAAGACGGAGGATTTAGGAGCATTTTGATTGTTATCTATCAGCATCTGTTTTGGGTTTCTTCTTTTTCCAATATGAAacttttcattttagttttcgGTAAATATTGTCATGGATGCCTTTAGGTCCTTGTTCATGATTATGGCTTTACTGGTACACAACTTTCGGTTTAAACGTTGTTGCCTATGCATATTAGTGTCCACAGGTGAAAAAATTATCTGCACCACATACTACTCTGTTGTAAGCAAATCTGTATTATATTGCTAATGCATGTCAGTAGTAGAGAAGGAGCATACATGacaattaacatttaatttgagACCCACCACATTTTGATAAATCACTGCAACTGTTCTGCAATGATCTTCATAAAAAAGAATGGTCCTTGAGTGAAGAGATTTTTGATTGAGCTTGTTTTggctttaacaaatataataaaaaaacaattattacTTTTCTATGAACAATGCATTGGAATACTGTCATTGTTTCTGTGGCTGTCAGTACtgttttttcacttaaattgtGAGCAACATAGTGTTTATGACTTCTTCAGGCCTCTTATTACTTCAGAAGTCCTGCTGTAATTGATGTTATAACATTTCAAGCTCCAATTCAGGATTGCATATgtaatttagaattttcttaaattgac
This is a stretch of genomic DNA from Mangifera indica cultivar Alphonso chromosome 11, CATAS_Mindica_2.1, whole genome shotgun sequence. It encodes these proteins:
- the LOC123229827 gene encoding uncharacterized protein LOC123229827, whose translation is MKPVTILTCLLCFLLLSFFRATADHETSTRGSSIIFTTLGKLDYAFDIFTLPASDPPSIADEVQITDGTYLNFNGHFPSTSPSLLSFLLRDQTLIQPPGGHDSSPLQLIYVTERNGSSNIYYDAVYYSDPRDTRSRTALELQVEITARVQVPLLEIKQGKSAISVKDKPALSGENLIYVSTHEDPGKPRTSWAAVYSTELRTGLTRRLTPYGVADFSPAVSPSGVYTAVASYGEKGWDGEVEMLTTDIYVFLTRDGAQRVKVVENGGWPCWVDDYTLFFHRRSEKDNWISVYKAILPKTGLISTGSVTIRRVTPPGLHAFTPATSPGNKKFIAVATRRPNSGYRHVELFDLLKKEFIELTRLISPNTHHLNPFISPDSTRIGYHKCRGDRNIKDKSTHLLLENLKSPSPDISLFRIDGSFPSFSPKGDRIAYVDFPGVYVVNPDGSNRRQIYPETAFSTAWNPVHEGLVYTSTGPVFASESTEVDIVSIHVDDVDQVGAKKLTTDGQNNAFPSVSPDGKLMVFRSGRTGYKNLYIMDAIEGEKGGLHRLTEGPWTDTMCSWSPAGDWIAFASDRENPGSGSFELYLIHPNGTGLRKLVQSGLGGRTNHPTFSPDGKSLVFTSDYAGISAEPISNPHHYQPYGEIFTIKLDGSDLKRLTHNSFEDGTPAWGPQYITPVDVEWGKKEECAFEECHWLNKTPNQGVKLAFLKASKPRCAG